The Salicibibacter halophilus DNA window ACATTGTTCTCGATACCTGTTGATCTTTTCTAATTGCGATGCGTTGATTTTATATTGACGAAGAAGGATTCGCACCCTTTCATGATCCGTATGATGGATGAGGCGGTGTACATCCTTATGAACAATTCGCAAATTATGAAATTGATCGGTTCCACCCAATTGCTTTGGCATGTAATGATGGCAATGAACGTCCGAGGCAGGCGACACTATGCCTGTAATCTCGCATTTCCCCATTTTCATACTGTATCGGCTGATTCGATTATCCAAATATTCGACACTTCGATGGGGAAGCGTTGCTTTCATCAGCACCCCGATCTCTTGTCCTAAATCTGGACGTAACCGTTTGTGAATCTTTTCCCTACCTTTCTTCGTGTAAGGGGTAACGGTTGGTGTAAAACCCATCGTATGGACGGTTTTTACATCGGCGAGGGGAAATAAATACACGCCACAAATTTTGAACGTTTTAAAGCTTTGTTTATAGAGCTTTTTATACGTGGGTGGTGGGTTGGTAGGATGTTCATATTTTCCTACAGGTCTAAGATTATTGTAGATATACGCTTTTAGATCGAAGGCAAGACGTGAGAACTCTAGATTTACTTTTGTGGCTCGTTTAAAGTATTGATGAAGGCCAGAAACAAAACTATTGAAAAGGAGCGCGTTGAGTGCAGATGGGGAAGATCTTATTCTTCGAATAAGCTTTTTCGCTTCTTGTTTGATCTTCTGCTTTTTCTCTGCTTTGATCCCTGTACGCGCCACTCTCTTTTTGCCCTTTTTATTCGCACGGATGGTGAATCCGAGAAATTCCGATTCCTTTTTCCGCAGATTAACGATTTGAGATTTCTCTGGCGATATATCCAGTTTCAAACGGTCTTTCAGGTATAAGCGAACCGCATGATACCATTTCTGAGCTGTTTCCCCATCCTTACAGAGGATTTTGAAGTCATCCGCATAACGGATAAGGTAACCTTCTTTGAGTCGGGTGCGTTTCTTGGCATTTCTTTCCCCAACCTTGGATTGATAGGGTTTTGACAACGGGAAGAACTCCCATTGACCGGCGACCCATTGGTCTAAATCATTCAATACGATATTTGAAAGTAAAGTTGATAACAGCCCACCCTGTGGTACGCCGCAGGTAGGTTTACCTTCTCCATCAATTTCCGCCTTGAGCATTTTCGAAATGCATGCCAAGACTTTTCGATCTTGCACGCCCATCTGCCATAGTTGCTTAATGAGTAACGTATGGTTAATATGGTCAAAGAAGCTTTTGATATCAATGTCTACCACAAAGTGAAAGTCTGCTTGATTAATCAGAAATTGGATTCTTGCCATCGCATGATGAGCAGACCGAAGAGGGCGAAATCCATAGCTGTGGTTGTAAAACTGGGCTTCCGCAATCGGTTCCAGCACTTGTTTAAAACATTGTTGGATAATGCGATCGAGTATACATGGAATACCCAGTGGTCGCCATTTACCGTTATCTTTTTCAATCCATTTCCTTCGGACTTTCTTTGGGCAATAGTTTTTGAGTTTGTTTCGGACTTCAGTGATTAAGTCTTCTTCCGACCACGATTTTAAATCGGCAATGGTTTTCCCATCGATTCCCGATGTCTTTGAACCTTTGTTAGACTTGATGGTACGATAAGCCAGTAGGATGTTCTCACGAGATGTGATCACATCATATAAACGAGAAAAAGATTGTCGCTCCATGGACTTTTCGTACAAGTCTGTAAACGTATCCATCATGTCGTAGTAATCCCAATAACGTAAAGCTTGCATTGTGGCATCCTCTCTAAAGAGTGATGTTCCCACGTTCTTACCCGATCGATGCAATGCACGTTTGGAAAATGATCGTTCACCTCGCTAGACTCGGGGCTGTTCCTCCCCTCCCATTACAGGAGTTTCATGGGTCATGCCCCTACCCTCGCAAGGATCAATGCCTTTCGGCGTAAGCCTTATAGCAACCATTTCGGGTGACAGCCCTTGTTTCAATGGTCCTTGTTTTCCAAGTCCCTTACAACCTAGCTTTCCGTACTGAACGTAGGTGTGCCCTGTAAGCCTGTGAGCTGGATACCGCCATTGTTCGGTATAGCGTGTTTCATGAAAGCGCAGCATTACTCCACGCTACTCACGCCATCGTTGGATGGCCTATAGGTTTCCCTATAGTCAATCTATAGACCTGTACATTCGGTTGTTCGTCAGTTTCCTTCCACGGAAACCATTCTCACCATATCCAGTTTTTCAGCCGTCCGGCATATCCGTTGGCATACCTTTTCCTTTGGAATGGCTCCAGCCTTCGTTCTGCCGACTCTACCTGACTTCAAACCCCATGACCTGTCAGTCATGACGCATGCAGGAGTATTGACGGGATGGTTTCGGGAAACATGGCTCCGTCATTCCCATCCTTGGTTGTAACGTTAGGATTTATGAAAATCCTCTGTATTTCACGCTACAAAGCGTTTATAACAGAACTTGTCGAGCGGCGCTTCGATTGCTTAAGACCTAAAACGACGGTTTCCATAAGGGTTCACGTAACCGAAATCAGCTGTAAATTCTAAGCGAATAAACTAATTCCATAAAATATCATCAGAATTAAATCCCCAAAAATAGCATACCTTATTGCCTTTTGCTTTCCAGTCATATTTTTGGCCTGTTTTCTTTGATCATATCTCGGAGTATCCCCTAGAACCCAGCAACTGTCGGTTAACCCGCAAAGTAGCTTACTTAAAATGGAAACACTCATTTATAGATCTTACTGCCCGAATCCCTAAACTCTTGTGACTTTTCTTTTAATCCTTTCTCAATGGCAGTTGCCAAGTCGACTCCTTTTTCATGCGCATAATTGCGGATGTCATGTGTAATACGCATGCTGCAGAACTTAGGGCCGCACATGGAACAAAAATGTGCTGTTTTGGCACCTTCTGCCGGAAGGGTTTCATCGTGAAATTGGAGCGCTCGTTCCGGATCGAGGGAGAGATTAAATTGATCGCGCCAGCGGAATTCAAAACGTGCCTTGGAAAGTGCATTATCCCTTTTTTGGGCTGCGGGGTGCCCTTTGGCCAGATCAGCGGCATGCGCGGCAACTTTGTATGATATCACTCCTTCTCTGACATCATCTTTGTTCGGTAGACCGAGGTGCTCTTTCGGCGTTACATAACAGAGCATAGCCGTACCGTGCCACCCGATATTAGCCGCTCCAATGGCAGAAGTGATATGATCGTAACCTGGGGCAATGTCTGTCGTCAAAGGTCCCAGTGTATAAAAAGGAGCCTCATCACAAATGTCATGCGCTTTATCCACGTTTTCTTTGACCAAATGTAGCGGAATATGCCCCGGCCCTTCAATCATCACTTGGACATCATGTTTCCAGGCAATCTTCGTCAATTCACCCAGTGTATTCAATTCGGCAAATTGTGCGTCATCATTGGCATCGGCAATAGAACCGGGGCGCAAACCGTCTCCGAAAGAAACAGACACGTCGTACATTTTCAAAATCTCGCATATCTCTTCAAAATGGGTGTATAAAAAGTTTTCTTCATGGTCAGCCAAACACCAGGAGGCCATAATCGATCCGCCACGAGATACGATCCCCGTTACCCTCTCGGTCGTTAACGGTACATAACGTAAAAGTACACCGGCATGGATGGTAAAATAACTGACCCCTTGTTCTGCCTGTTCGATCAATGTATCCCGGTAGATGTCCCAGGTAAGCTTTTCAGCCTCTCCATTTACCTTTTCCAGCGCTTGATAGATAGGCACGGTACCCACAGGAACGGGTGAATTGCGGATGATCCATTCTCGT harbors:
- the ltrA gene encoding group II intron reverse transcriptase/maturase, with translation MQALRYWDYYDMMDTFTDLYEKSMERQSFSRLYDVITSRENILLAYRTIKSNKGSKTSGIDGKTIADLKSWSEEDLITEVRNKLKNYCPKKVRRKWIEKDNGKWRPLGIPCILDRIIQQCFKQVLEPIAEAQFYNHSYGFRPLRSAHHAMARIQFLINQADFHFVVDIDIKSFFDHINHTLLIKQLWQMGVQDRKVLACISKMLKAEIDGEGKPTCGVPQGGLLSTLLSNIVLNDLDQWVAGQWEFFPLSKPYQSKVGERNAKKRTRLKEGYLIRYADDFKILCKDGETAQKWYHAVRLYLKDRLKLDISPEKSQIVNLRKKESEFLGFTIRANKKGKKRVARTGIKAEKKQKIKQEAKKLIRRIRSSPSALNALLFNSFVSGLHQYFKRATKVNLEFSRLAFDLKAYIYNNLRPVGKYEHPTNPPPTYKKLYKQSFKTFKICGVYLFPLADVKTVHTMGFTPTVTPYTKKGREKIHKRLRPDLGQEIGVLMKATLPHRSVEYLDNRISRYSMKMGKCEITGIVSPASDVHCHHYMPKQLGGTDQFHNLRIVHKDVHRLIHHTDHERVRILLRQYKINASQLEKINRYREQCRLRSIEQS
- the thiC gene encoding phosphomethylpyrimidine synthase ThiC → MSTKESNIDFKSSFPGSKKVYVQGSRADIQVPMREIKQSPTSGPQGEEENPPFRVYDTSGPYTDTDYSADVRQGLPSIRSKWIMDRDDVEEYTGRGLKPEDSGYQSVDTQDYQDHFPGLKRKPLRAKKGRNVTQMHYARKGIITPETEFIALREQVSPEFVRDEVARGRAIIPANINHSESEPMIIGRNFHVKVNANIGNSAVTSSIEKEVEKMTWATRWGADTIMDLSTGKDIHTTREWIIRNSPVPVGTVPIYQALEKVNGEAEKLTWDIYRDTLIEQAEQGVSYFTIHAGVLLRYVPLTTERVTGIVSRGGSIMASWCLADHEENFLYTHFEEICEILKMYDVSVSFGDGLRPGSIADANDDAQFAELNTLGELTKIAWKHDVQVMIEGPGHIPLHLVKENVDKAHDICDEAPFYTLGPLTTDIAPGYDHITSAIGAANIGWHGTAMLCYVTPKEHLGLPNKDDVREGVISYKVAAHAADLAKGHPAAQKRDNALSKARFEFRWRDQFNLSLDPERALQFHDETLPAEGAKTAHFCSMCGPKFCSMRITHDIRNYAHEKGVDLATAIEKGLKEKSQEFRDSGSKIYK